The nucleotide window TTATGCCGGCTATCCCGATGGCAATGTTAGTTTGACCTGTTCTGAAAGGTCTGCCAAAAGTATCGGCTATAATTATGGATACTATTTTTCCAGAAATATCGTGAATTGATTTCCTCAGCTTTCTCGCGGAAATATCAGGATTCTCCGGTAATAAAAGAGCGTGCTGAGAATCTTTAGAGACATTACTTTGATCTATTCCCGCATTAGCGCAAATCAATCCATGTTTAGTCTCCACTATCAAATGTTTCTTTGTAATTCGTATAATTTTAGTGGCTTCACTTAAGATCAATTCAATCAATCGTGGATCCTTATTGTGAAAATTAGCCAATCGAATCGATCTTCGAGATGGAATAATGTTTCTTAAATCCCTCATCCTATTCTCTGATTTTGACACTATTTTTTGAGCCACCACGATTATGTCATTATCATAAACCTGTACGTTGCTCAATTGTAGTGATTCAAGAATGATCTTTGGCAAGTCGTCGTTTGGTTCAATATTCTTATTAATTTTTATTGGGATAATGGAAATCAATAAAAAAGAACCACGTATTCTTTTCTCTTTATGAATTAATCTTTATTTTGAATTTCTCTTTTATTATGGGGATTAACAAAGACAAATCCTTCTTATCAATAACTATATTTGCTTTGTCACGGATTACGTCCACTGCACAAAATCCCACCGTAAAAGAAGATAAATCAAACAACTTCAAATCGTTAGCACCATCCACTACTACTACGATTTCATCCTTCGAAAGACTATTCTCTTCTACATACGATTTTACTGCAGCAGATTTGTCCGACGTAACTCTTACGGTTACGTCTACAAGTTTGTTGTCTTGAAAGACTAGGTCATTAGAAAATATTTTATCGATATTTAGTTCTGAATATAGTCTATCAGTTATGATGGTAAACCCCCCGGAAACGGCCACTAGCTTCCATCCAAGACCTTTTAAAAAAGAACATAATTCTCTTGCCCCTGGCATGATCTCCAAATTCTGGGCTATGTTGGAGGCTCGATCATATTCTACACCTCTTAGTGCATGGACCCTCTCCCTTAATCCCTCTTCCCAATTAATTTCGCCACGAATGCCTTTGTTAGTTATATCCCAAATTTGCTTCTCCTTTTCTGGACCAAACAAATTTGCCAAAACTGGTAGATACTCAGCATTCAGGAGTACACCTTCTACGTCAAATATAACAAGCATAACACAAATCATTCTCCTTGTCCATACATAATATTAAGATATTGAAAGGAATAGTCCATCTATTTCGATCCTGTATTATCACTTTATAAGCGCAATTTAATTTTATGTGAGTATAGTCAACTAATAAGATTGAAATAGTCATTCTAATAATCAAAAAAATAACCTTTCAAGTTCAACAAAATTAGATTAATGGTCGATAAGAAACTGAAATCAATAAATAATGCCTAGTATATTTTGCAAAAACATTTAATTAAGTATATATGCTTTTATTTACCTATGTCTTCCAGTCCTGACGATAACATAAAGTCCAGTATGAAAACAATCGATGTAAGGGGTCTTTATTGTCCTGAACCAGTCTTTAGAACCAAAATTGAAATCGAACGTATGACTAAAGGTGATATGTTAAAAGTAGTTTCTGACGATCCTGATTCGGAGGAAGATATTTCTAGATGGGTAAACCGAAACGGACATGAACTGTTATCGTTAAACAAATCAAATAATGATTTAGAATTTACAATCAAAAAGGCGAAGTAGGATGACGACTTCTACAACTTGTCCAGCAACTGATAATATAACTGAAAGAATCGGAAATACACCATTGGTGCAATTGAAAAGCTTTTCCACCGATAATGTGAAGATGTATGCAAAGCTTGAATGGTATAATCCCTTTGGATCCGTAAAAGATAGGGCAGCTTATTGGATGATAAAAAATGCAGAGGAAAAAAATATTCTTAGAAAAGATAAAAGCATAATTATTGAACCTACCTCAGGAAACACGGGCATTGCACTAGCAGGAATAGCATCTCATTTAGGGTATAAAGTCGAGATTGTAATTCCTGAAAAAGTGAGTAAAGAAACCAAGGAGATTCTTAGAAAATTGGGAGCTACTTTACATGAGACTTCTGATGATTTGTGCCCACGAGTAGGTGCTGGTACGGACCAGAGCATTGCCCTTGCTTATGCAATTTCGAAACCTAGACCAGATGTTTATTATATGCCAAATCAGTATGAGAATGA belongs to Candidatus Nitrosocosmicus arcticus and includes:
- the cofE gene encoding coenzyme F420-0:L-glutamate ligase; translated protein: MISIIPIKINKNIEPNDDLPKIILESLQLSNVQVYDNDIIVVAQKIVSKSENRMRDLRNIIPSRRSIRLANFHNKDPRLIELILSEATKIIRITKKHLIVETKHGLICANAGIDQSNVSKDSQHALLLPENPDISARKLRKSIHDISGKIVSIIIADTFGRPFRTGQTNIAIGIAGITPLKSYVGLSDEYGKKLMVTEIAIADEFAAAAELVMGKTLKIPAAIIRGYEYETLSIADDHEISINTLLRSEHDDLFRNPNSMIHYSD
- the serB gene encoding phosphoserine phosphatase SerB, with the translated sequence MLVIFDVEGVLLNAEYLPVLANLFGPEKEKQIWDITNKGIRGEINWEEGLRERVHALRGVEYDRASNIAQNLEIMPGARELCSFLKGLGWKLVAVSGGFTIITDRLYSELNIDKIFSNDLVFQDNKLVDVTVRVTSDKSAAVKSYVEENSLSKDEIVVVVDGANDLKLFDLSSFTVGFCAVDVIRDKANIVIDKKDLSLLIPIIKEKFKIKINS
- a CDS encoding sulfurtransferase TusA family protein, producing the protein MSSSPDDNIKSSMKTIDVRGLYCPEPVFRTKIEIERMTKGDMLKVVSDDPDSEEDISRWVNRNGHELLSLNKSNNDLEFTIKKAK